DNA from Streptomyces luteogriseus:
CGGCGCGCGAGCACCGCATCGACGAGCTGCTGATCAGGACGGACGGGCCCGACGCGCACCGCGAGGTGTGGATCGGGGAGGACCCCGACCAGCTCGCGGTCCGCCGCACGGACCTGAAGGTCCTGGGCGAGCAGCACTCGTGGCCGGCCCGGGCGGACGACGCGCTGATCCGCTCCGCGGTGGCCACGGACGCGCCCGCGTTGTCGGTCGCCGAGCGCGAGGTCCCGGTGGGGGGCCTCGGGGCGCTGCTGCGCTGGAAGTGACCGGGAGCGGGCCCCGGGGGATGTCCTCCGAGGGGCTGTCGTGAAGCTCGACAGCCCCTAGCGGGCTCGCTCCACCCGCCGTTCGTCCCAGACCGGGTCCGGGGTCTCCCGGACCCGGCCGTCGCTGCCGAAGACCAGGAAGCGGTCGAAGGAACGGGCGAACCAGCGGTCGTGGGTGACCGCGAGGACCGTGCCGTCGAAGGCCTCCAAGCCCTCCTGGAGCGCCTCGGCCGACTCCAGGTCGAGGTTGTCGGTCGGCTCGTCCAGCAGCAGCGCCGTCACGCCCTGGAGCTCCAGCAGGAGGATCTGGAAGCGGGCCTGCTGGCCGCCGGAGAGACGCCCGAACGTCTGCTCCGCCTGCTGGGTCAGCTCGTAGCGGCGCAGCCGTGAGGAGGCGGCGCCGCGGTCCTGTGCGTGTTCCTTCCACAGGATGTCGAGGAGCGTGCGGCCCTCCAGCTCCGGGTGCGCGTGCGTCTGCGCGAAGTGGCCGGGCACGACCCGGGCGCCCAGCTTCCAGTCCCCCGTGTGCGCCACGTCGTCGCCGGCCAGCAGGCGCAGGAAGTGGGACTTGCCGGAGCCGTTGGAGCCGAGAACGGCGACGCGTTCACCGTAGAAGACCTCCAGGTCGAAGGGCTTCATCAAGCCGGTGAGCTCCAGGTTCTCGCAGGTGACCGCCCGGATGCCGGTGCGGCCGCCCTTGATCCGCATCCTGATGTCCTGCTCGCGCGGCGGCTCCGGGGGCGGGCCGGCCTCCTCGAACTTGCGCAGGCGCGTCTGCGCGGCCGCGTAGCGGGAGGCCATCTCATGGCTGACGGCAGCGGCCTGACGCAGCGTCAGCACCAGCTTCTTCAGCTGGGCGTGCTTCTCGTCCCAGCGCCTGCGCAGCTCCTCGAAGCGGGCGAAGCGCTCCCGCCGGGCCTCGTGGAAGGTGGCGAAACCGCCGCCGTGCACCCAGGCGTCGGCGCCCGCGGGCCCGGGCTCCAGGGAGACGATCTTCTCGGCGGCGCGGGCGAGGAGTTCGCGGTCGTGGGAGACGAACAGGACCGTCTTGCGGGTCTCCTTCAGCCGTTCCTCCAGCCACCGCTTGCCGGGGACGTCGAGGTAGTTGTCGGGCTCGTCGAGGAGCAGCACCTCATCGGTGCCGCGCAGCAGCGCTTCCAGGACGAGCCGTTTCTGCTCGCCGCCGGAGAGGGTGCGGACCTCCCGGAACTGCGCCTTGTCGTACGGCACCCCGAGCGCGGCCGTCGTGCACATGTCCCACAGCGTCTCGGCCTCGTAGCCGCGGGCCTCGGCCCAGTCGGCGAGGGCCTGCGCGTAGGCCAGCTGGGCCGCCTCGTCGTCGACGGTCATGATGGCGTGCTCGGCGTCGTCGACGGCCTTGGCGGCCTCGCGGATACGGGGCGTCGCGACGGACACGAGCAGGTCCCGTACGGTCGTCTCGTCGCGTACGGATCCCACGAACTGTCGCATGACCCCGAGCCCGCCGCCGACGACCACGGATCCGCCGTGCGGCTTGAGCTCACCGGCGAGCATCCGAAGCAGGGTGGTCTTCCCGGCACCGTTGGGCCCGACGAGGGCCACCACGGCCCCCTCCCCCACCCGGAACGAGACATCACCCAGCAGCGCCCTTCCGTCGGGCAGGCAGTACTCCAGGTGCGCGGCTTCGAGGTGTCCCATGCGCGCGATTCTGTGGGGGCGCGGGGGTCCGGGGCAAACGGGTTTCGGATCCCGGGGTGCCGTTCAGACCCGTTCCAGCGGCCGGTGCGGCTCGCTGGGAAGCTCCGCCACGATCGTGTCGCCGGGGCGGACCACGCCCCCCTCGCGCACCACGCTCATGATCCCGGCCTTGCGCACGATGTTCCCCGCCTCGTCACGTCCGACGACCTGCTTCAGCAGTCCGTCCTGGAAGAGGTCGATCTGCAGGCATGGGTTGCGCAGCCCGGTGACCTCCAGGACCGCGCCGGCGCCGATGCGCAGCAGCGTGCCGGTCGGCAGTGCGAGCAGGTCGATGCCCCGGGTGGTGATGTTCTCGCCGAGTTCGCCGGGCGCCACCTCGAACCCGTCCTCGCCGACCTCGGCGAAGAGCTCCTCGTGGATGAGGTGGACCTGCCGCAGGTTCGGCTGGGTGGGGTCCTGCGCGACGCGCGAGCGGTGCTTGACCGTCACCCCGGCGTGCACGTCCCCTTCCACCCCGAGCCCGGCGAGCAGCGTGATGCTGTCCCGGTTCGGTTTGGTGAACGAGTACTCCCCGTTGCTGCTGACCGCCGTCACGTGCGCGTTCATCTCTCGGTTCCCCCTGTTTCGGTGATGATGATCAGTCCCGAGCCTGCCCCGGGAGCGTCGGTGTGTCCACCCTCTCCGGGTACCCGCGGGCCGC
Protein-coding regions in this window:
- a CDS encoding MOSC domain-containing protein, producing the protein MNAHVTAVSSNGEYSFTKPNRDSITLLAGLGVEGDVHAGVTVKHRSRVAQDPTQPNLRQVHLIHEELFAEVGEDGFEVAPGELGENITTRGIDLLALPTGTLLRIGAGAVLEVTGLRNPCLQIDLFQDGLLKQVVGRDEAGNIVRKAGIMSVVREGGVVRPGDTIVAELPSEPHRPLERV
- a CDS encoding ATP-binding cassette domain-containing protein, whose protein sequence is MGHLEAAHLEYCLPDGRALLGDVSFRVGEGAVVALVGPNGAGKTTLLRMLAGELKPHGGSVVVGGGLGVMRQFVGSVRDETTVRDLLVSVATPRIREAAKAVDDAEHAIMTVDDEAAQLAYAQALADWAEARGYEAETLWDMCTTAALGVPYDKAQFREVRTLSGGEQKRLVLEALLRGTDEVLLLDEPDNYLDVPGKRWLEERLKETRKTVLFVSHDRELLARAAEKIVSLEPGPAGADAWVHGGGFATFHEARRERFARFEELRRRWDEKHAQLKKLVLTLRQAAAVSHEMASRYAAAQTRLRKFEEAGPPPEPPREQDIRMRIKGGRTGIRAVTCENLELTGLMKPFDLEVFYGERVAVLGSNGSGKSHFLRLLAGDDVAHTGDWKLGARVVPGHFAQTHAHPELEGRTLLDILWKEHAQDRGAASSRLRRYELTQQAEQTFGRLSGGQQARFQILLLELQGVTALLLDEPTDNLDLESAEALQEGLEAFDGTVLAVTHDRWFARSFDRFLVFGSDGRVRETPDPVWDERRVERAR